Proteins from a single region of Carassius gibelio isolate Cgi1373 ecotype wild population from Czech Republic chromosome B15, carGib1.2-hapl.c, whole genome shotgun sequence:
- the mfsd1 gene encoding major facilitator superfamily domain-containing protein 1 isoform X1: protein MADRREYEGLLDDEEDDDEGVSPHLSPLCDPTHLLHRILVLVFMCFLGFGSYFCYDNPAALQTQVIQDMGLNTASFMQLYAWYSWPNVVLCFLGGFLLDRVFGIRLGTIIFSLFVLLGQIIFAAGALANHFWLMNLGRFVFGIGGESLAVAQNTYAVNWFKGKELNLVFGLQLSMARVGSTVNMNVIGWVYGRIEAMLGSTGHTTLGITLMIAASTCLFSLICALILGFLDRRAEKILKKEQGKTGEVIKLTDVKDFPVSLWLIFIICVAYYVAIFPFIGLGQVFFIEKFAFTTVQARAINSIVYIISAPASPLLGFVVDRIGRNVLWVMLAVITTLLSHMMLAFTFWNPWIAMCLLGLSYSLLACALWPMVAFVVPEHQLGTAYGFMQSIQNLGLALMSMAAGNILDLKGYLFLEVFFIACLCLALLAVVLLYLYNSYKEGELNLSASERTSRMKSEDAQRLRVPQPSVEDHDHLKPLSPFGLRIRYLSRLGVQVSLDISKRLMELAVVSHRCCCVGRCRTTGLHWPTGVSSDELCFTLSSNAARDKCICVNKLFVCVCIYLDVCV from the exons ATGGCAGACCGTCGGGAGTATGAGGGTCTGCTggatgatgaagaagatgatgatgaaggcgTGTCTCCGCACCTGAGCCCGCTGTGTGACCCGACTCACCTGCTGCACCGGATCCTGGTCCTGGTCTTCATGTGCTTCCTGGGCTTCG GTAGCTACTTTTGTTATGATAACCCCGCAGCTCTCCAGACTCAAGTCATACAG GATATGGGTCTGAACACAGCCTCGTTCATGCAGCTGTATGCGTGGTACTCATGGCCTAATGTTGTGCTGTGCTTCCTGGGGGGCTTTCTGCTGGACCGGGTGTTTGGCATCAG GCTGGGGACGATCATCTTCTCATTGTTTGTGTTATTAGGGCAG ATCATATTTGCTGCTGGAGCTCTGGCTAATCACTTCTGGCTGATGAATTTGGGCCGCTTCGTGTTTGG CATCGGCGGAGAGTCGCTGGCTGTGGCTCAGAACACGTATGCAGTGAACTGGTTCAAAGGAAAAGAGCTCAATCTGGTGTTCGGCCTGCAGCTCAGCATGGCCAGAgtg GGCAGCACGGTCAACATGAACGTCATCGGTTGGGTTTACGGCCGCATCGAGGCCATGCTGGGCTCAACGGGACACACCACGCTCGGGATAACACTCATGATCG CGGCGTCCACCTGTCTGTTCTCCCTCATTTGTGCTCTGATCCTGGGCTTCCTGGACAGAAGAGCAGAGAAGATCCTCAAGAAGGAGCAGGGAAAAACCG GGGAAGTCATCAAGCTGACGGATGTTAAGGACTTTCCCGTCTCTCTCTGgctcatcttcatcatctgtgTGGCCTATTACGTGGCCATCTTCCCATTCATTGGACTGGGCCA AGTTTTCTTCATCGAGAAGTTCGCCTTCACTACCGTCCAGGCCAGAGCCAtcaacag tatCGTGTACATCATCTCGGCCCCGGCGTCCCCTCTGCTGGGGTTCGTGGTGGATCGGATCGGCAGGAACGTCTTGTGGGTTATGCTGGCCGTAATCACTACGCTCCTCTCTCACATGATGCTGGCCTTCACCTTCTGGAACCCTTGGATCGCAATG tgtctgtTAGGTCTGTCGTATTCGCTGCTGGCCTGTGCTCTGTGGCCCATGGTGGCGTTCGTGGTGCCAGAGCATCAGCTGGGAACCGCGTATGGATT TATGCAGTCCATACAGAACCTGGGCCTGGCGCTCATGTCCATGGCTGCGGGGAACATCTTAGACCTCAAAGGATACCTGTTCCTCGAGGTCTTCTTCATCGCCTGCCTGTGCT tggctCTGCTGGCAGTGGTTCTGCTGTATCTGTATAATTCTTACAAAG AGGGAGAGCTGAACCTGTCGGCCTCGGAACGAACCAGCCGAATGAAGTCTGA GGATGCTCAGCGTTTGCGTGTCCCTCAGCCGTCTGTGGAGGATCACGATCATCTGAAGCCTCTGTCTCCGTTCGGTCTGCGGATCCGCTATCTGTCCAGACTGGGAGTGCAGGTATCACTGGACATCTCAAAGCGACTGATGGAGCTCGCGGTGGTCTCACACAGGTGTTGTTGTGTTGGCAGATGCCGGACCACAGGTCTTCACTGGCCTACAGGAGTGTCCTCAGATGAGCTGTGCTTCACGCTGTCCAGTAACGCTGCCAGAGACAAATGCATTTGTGTTAAtaaactttttgtgtgtgtgtgcatctatttGGATGTTTGTGTTTGA
- the mfsd1 gene encoding major facilitator superfamily domain-containing protein 1 isoform X2, translating into MADRREYEGLLDDEEDDDEGVSPHLSPLCDPTHLLHRILVLVFMCFLGFGSYFCYDNPAALQTQVIQDMGLNTASFMQLYAWYSWPNVVLCFLGGFLLDRVFGIRLGTIIFSLFVLLGQIIFAAGALANHFWLMNLGRFVFGIGGESLAVAQNTYAVNWFKGKELNLVFGLQLSMARVGSTVNMNVIGWVYGRIEAMLGSTGHTTLGITLMIAASTCLFSLICALILGFLDRRAEKILKKEQGKTGEVIKLTDVKDFPVSLWLIFIICVAYYVAIFPFIGLGQVFFIEKFAFTTVQARAINSIVYIISAPASPLLGFVVDRIGRNVLWVMLAVITTLLSHMMLAFTFWNPWIAMCLLGLSYSLLACALWPMVAFVVPEHQLGTAYGFMQSIQNLGLALMSMAAGNILDLKGYLFLEVFFIACLCLALLAVVLLYLYNSYKEGELNLSASERTSRMKSEDAQRLRVPQPSVEDHDHLKPLSPFGLRIRYLSRLGVQMPDHRSSLAYRSVLR; encoded by the exons ATGGCAGACCGTCGGGAGTATGAGGGTCTGCTggatgatgaagaagatgatgatgaaggcgTGTCTCCGCACCTGAGCCCGCTGTGTGACCCGACTCACCTGCTGCACCGGATCCTGGTCCTGGTCTTCATGTGCTTCCTGGGCTTCG GTAGCTACTTTTGTTATGATAACCCCGCAGCTCTCCAGACTCAAGTCATACAG GATATGGGTCTGAACACAGCCTCGTTCATGCAGCTGTATGCGTGGTACTCATGGCCTAATGTTGTGCTGTGCTTCCTGGGGGGCTTTCTGCTGGACCGGGTGTTTGGCATCAG GCTGGGGACGATCATCTTCTCATTGTTTGTGTTATTAGGGCAG ATCATATTTGCTGCTGGAGCTCTGGCTAATCACTTCTGGCTGATGAATTTGGGCCGCTTCGTGTTTGG CATCGGCGGAGAGTCGCTGGCTGTGGCTCAGAACACGTATGCAGTGAACTGGTTCAAAGGAAAAGAGCTCAATCTGGTGTTCGGCCTGCAGCTCAGCATGGCCAGAgtg GGCAGCACGGTCAACATGAACGTCATCGGTTGGGTTTACGGCCGCATCGAGGCCATGCTGGGCTCAACGGGACACACCACGCTCGGGATAACACTCATGATCG CGGCGTCCACCTGTCTGTTCTCCCTCATTTGTGCTCTGATCCTGGGCTTCCTGGACAGAAGAGCAGAGAAGATCCTCAAGAAGGAGCAGGGAAAAACCG GGGAAGTCATCAAGCTGACGGATGTTAAGGACTTTCCCGTCTCTCTCTGgctcatcttcatcatctgtgTGGCCTATTACGTGGCCATCTTCCCATTCATTGGACTGGGCCA AGTTTTCTTCATCGAGAAGTTCGCCTTCACTACCGTCCAGGCCAGAGCCAtcaacag tatCGTGTACATCATCTCGGCCCCGGCGTCCCCTCTGCTGGGGTTCGTGGTGGATCGGATCGGCAGGAACGTCTTGTGGGTTATGCTGGCCGTAATCACTACGCTCCTCTCTCACATGATGCTGGCCTTCACCTTCTGGAACCCTTGGATCGCAATG tgtctgtTAGGTCTGTCGTATTCGCTGCTGGCCTGTGCTCTGTGGCCCATGGTGGCGTTCGTGGTGCCAGAGCATCAGCTGGGAACCGCGTATGGATT TATGCAGTCCATACAGAACCTGGGCCTGGCGCTCATGTCCATGGCTGCGGGGAACATCTTAGACCTCAAAGGATACCTGTTCCTCGAGGTCTTCTTCATCGCCTGCCTGTGCT tggctCTGCTGGCAGTGGTTCTGCTGTATCTGTATAATTCTTACAAAG AGGGAGAGCTGAACCTGTCGGCCTCGGAACGAACCAGCCGAATGAAGTCTGA GGATGCTCAGCGTTTGCGTGTCCCTCAGCCGTCTGTGGAGGATCACGATCATCTGAAGCCTCTGTCTCCGTTCGGTCTGCGGATCCGCTATCTGTCCAGACTGGGAGTGCAG ATGCCGGACCACAGGTCTTCACTGGCCTACAGGAGTGTCCTCAGATGA
- the mfsd1 gene encoding major facilitator superfamily domain-containing protein 1 isoform X3: MADRREYEGLLDDEEDDDEGVSPHLSPLCDPTHLLHRILVLVFMCFLGFGSYFCYDNPAALQTQVIQDMGLNTASFMQLYAWYSWPNVVLCFLGGFLLDRVFGIRLGTIIFSLFVLLGQIIFAAGALANHFWLMNLGRFVFGIGGESLAVAQNTYAVNWFKGKELNLVFGLQLSMARVGSTVNMNVIGWVYGRIEAMLGSTGHTTLGITLMIAASTCLFSLICALILGFLDRRAEKILKKEQGKTGEVIKLTDVKDFPVSLWLIFIICVAYYVAIFPFIGLGQVFFIEKFAFTTVQARAINSIVYIISAPASPLLGFVVDRIGRNVLWVMLAVITTLLSHMMLAFTFWNPWIAMCLLGLSYSLLACALWPMVAFVVPEHQLGTAYGFMQSIQNLGLALMSMAAGNILDLKGYLFLEVFFIACLCLALLAVVLLYLYNSYKEGELNLSASERTSRMKSE; encoded by the exons ATGGCAGACCGTCGGGAGTATGAGGGTCTGCTggatgatgaagaagatgatgatgaaggcgTGTCTCCGCACCTGAGCCCGCTGTGTGACCCGACTCACCTGCTGCACCGGATCCTGGTCCTGGTCTTCATGTGCTTCCTGGGCTTCG GTAGCTACTTTTGTTATGATAACCCCGCAGCTCTCCAGACTCAAGTCATACAG GATATGGGTCTGAACACAGCCTCGTTCATGCAGCTGTATGCGTGGTACTCATGGCCTAATGTTGTGCTGTGCTTCCTGGGGGGCTTTCTGCTGGACCGGGTGTTTGGCATCAG GCTGGGGACGATCATCTTCTCATTGTTTGTGTTATTAGGGCAG ATCATATTTGCTGCTGGAGCTCTGGCTAATCACTTCTGGCTGATGAATTTGGGCCGCTTCGTGTTTGG CATCGGCGGAGAGTCGCTGGCTGTGGCTCAGAACACGTATGCAGTGAACTGGTTCAAAGGAAAAGAGCTCAATCTGGTGTTCGGCCTGCAGCTCAGCATGGCCAGAgtg GGCAGCACGGTCAACATGAACGTCATCGGTTGGGTTTACGGCCGCATCGAGGCCATGCTGGGCTCAACGGGACACACCACGCTCGGGATAACACTCATGATCG CGGCGTCCACCTGTCTGTTCTCCCTCATTTGTGCTCTGATCCTGGGCTTCCTGGACAGAAGAGCAGAGAAGATCCTCAAGAAGGAGCAGGGAAAAACCG GGGAAGTCATCAAGCTGACGGATGTTAAGGACTTTCCCGTCTCTCTCTGgctcatcttcatcatctgtgTGGCCTATTACGTGGCCATCTTCCCATTCATTGGACTGGGCCA AGTTTTCTTCATCGAGAAGTTCGCCTTCACTACCGTCCAGGCCAGAGCCAtcaacag tatCGTGTACATCATCTCGGCCCCGGCGTCCCCTCTGCTGGGGTTCGTGGTGGATCGGATCGGCAGGAACGTCTTGTGGGTTATGCTGGCCGTAATCACTACGCTCCTCTCTCACATGATGCTGGCCTTCACCTTCTGGAACCCTTGGATCGCAATG tgtctgtTAGGTCTGTCGTATTCGCTGCTGGCCTGTGCTCTGTGGCCCATGGTGGCGTTCGTGGTGCCAGAGCATCAGCTGGGAACCGCGTATGGATT TATGCAGTCCATACAGAACCTGGGCCTGGCGCTCATGTCCATGGCTGCGGGGAACATCTTAGACCTCAAAGGATACCTGTTCCTCGAGGTCTTCTTCATCGCCTGCCTGTGCT tggctCTGCTGGCAGTGGTTCTGCTGTATCTGTATAATTCTTACAAAG AGGGAGAGCTGAACCTGTCGGCCTCGGAACGAACCAGCCGAATGAAGTCTGA GTGA